Proteins found in one Helicobacter kayseriensis genomic segment:
- a CDS encoding DNA recombination protein RmuC — protein sequence MNLILIISMIFLSSIIFLLLWKKQKHLQSLQALQEKINLLSLELSQKTQALLEAKQDFALQKEQLKNDYNHNLQKLEEKYALNLSSLEQRFNSQIKLHTETLLVQNKNLINEDSKKLLDEIFSPLKEQVKGYSERLVKNEERIQTSLKYMFEYTQSVENNAEKLTQILKGDKKIRGNFGEIQLKTLLQNSGLIEGEQYKLQENLRIDGSRYIPDAIIYLEKNKNIIIDSKFSLPSDFDLQNNTPLLCAQLASNLKNRIDELSKKPYKEFDSNTYDFVLLFIPYQNLLDLALESDPFLYQYAYNKKIYLTTPHTLFMALKTIHITWIDIKRNENAQKAFEEIGKFYDKFLGVLQDFENLQKIIERLNQTKDLLNNKLISGQGNLSSRFEKLQELGAKSKKSPEKQLKMS from the coding sequence CTTTTTATCAAGCATTATCTTTCTTTTACTATGGAAAAAACAAAAACACCTCCAATCCCTTCAAGCTCTTCAAGAGAAAATCAATCTCCTCTCACTTGAGCTTTCACAAAAAACACAAGCTCTTTTGGAAGCCAAGCAGGACTTCGCCCTCCAAAAAGAACAGCTCAAAAATGATTACAATCACAATTTGCAAAAATTAGAGGAGAAATATGCACTCAACCTCTCTTCTCTTGAACAAAGATTTAATTCCCAAATCAAGCTTCATACAGAAACGCTTCTTGTCCAAAACAAAAATCTCATCAACGAAGATTCTAAAAAACTTTTAGATGAGATCTTTTCTCCACTCAAAGAACAAGTCAAGGGATATTCAGAGCGCTTAGTCAAAAACGAAGAAAGAATCCAAACAAGCCTTAAATATATGTTTGAATACACACAAAGCGTAGAAAATAATGCCGAAAAACTCACCCAAATCCTAAAAGGAGATAAAAAAATCAGAGGAAACTTTGGAGAAATCCAACTCAAAACACTTCTGCAAAATAGTGGTTTAATAGAAGGAGAGCAATATAAACTTCAAGAAAATCTCAGGATTGATGGCTCACGCTACATCCCTGATGCCATTATTTATCTTGAGAAAAACAAAAATATCATTATTGATTCTAAATTTTCTCTTCCAAGTGATTTTGATCTGCAAAACAACACCCCTCTTCTATGTGCTCAACTTGCTTCCAATCTCAAAAACCGCATCGATGAGCTCTCTAAAAAACCTTACAAAGAATTTGATTCCAACACTTATGATTTTGTTTTGCTTTTTATTCCCTATCAAAATCTTCTTGATTTAGCCTTAGAATCTGATCCCTTTCTCTATCAATATGCCTACAATAAAAAAATCTATCTAACCACCCCACACACACTTTTTATGGCTCTTAAAACAATTCATATTACTTGGATTGACATCAAACGCAATGAAAATGCTCAAAAAGCCTTTGAAGAGATTGGAAAGTTTTATGACAAGTTCTTGGGAGTTTTGCAAGATTTTGAAAATCTACAAAAAATCATTGAACGCCTCAACCAAACCAAAGACCTTTTAAACAATAAGCTTATTAGTGGTCAGGGCAATCTCTCCTCAAGGTTTGAGAAACTCCAAGAGCTGGGAGCAAAAAGCAAAAAATCCCCTGAGAAGCAACTTAAAATGAGTTAA